The following proteins are encoded in a genomic region of Liolophura sinensis isolate JHLJ2023 chromosome 5, CUHK_Ljap_v2, whole genome shotgun sequence:
- the LOC135465688 gene encoding serine/threonine-protein phosphatase 6 regulatory ankyrin repeat subunit A-like: MPSVEGGSPLIEAAKLGRDEKVKEIITSGYHGNETDDGGKTALHWAAEYGYLEVVCTLIAFQQDMNCMDHKQQTPLLLACLHKRQEVCTVLIESGCDVNIAGFNGMTPLHRAVHSNMESVVDLLCESGADVNARNAYLCTPLHEAMRTANENVVRRLIQYGADVNAMSKNKMSPFLTAVFYFKIAQRNTYICLEPILELLIKNHAQLGQSDGQWTPLSSTVNLENSYIAMLLILHGCKIVAPGKYSRSLLVEMFTRCDPHLVKLFVAAGYQVTQDEVEQCSKRVPTFSRSFLRLTFPGIDHGKGQLETLQWLRERVVRPFSLCELSRTAIRHALNDAGGDTTILKRIPQLPLPVSIQQFIALRGSVPQTECLFINSSDNEQLN, encoded by the coding sequence ATGCCGTCGGTTGAGGGAGGTTCTCCGCTGATAGAAGCAGCTAAACTAGGCAGAGATGAAAAGGTGAAGGAAATTATTACATccggttaccatggcaacgaaACGGACGATGGCGGCAAGACAGCTCTTCACTGGGCCGCGGAGTACGGTTATTTGGAGGTGGTGTGCACTCTGATAGCCTTCCAACAGGATATGAATTGTATGGATCACAAACAACAAACCCCATTACTATTGGCATGCCTTCATAAACGTCAAGAAGTTTGTACAGTTCTGAtcgaatctggatgtgacgtgaATATAGCAGGATTCAATGGCATGACTCCGTTGCACAGAGCAGTTCATTCAAACATGGAGTCGGTGGTGGACCTGCTTTGTGAATCTGGAGCAGACGTCAACGCCAGAAACGCCTACCTTTGCACACCTTTGCACGAGGCAATGCGAACTGCGAATGAAAACGTCGTTAGGAGACTTATACAATACGGAGCTGATGTCAATGCAAtgtctaaaaataaaatgtcgCCCTTTTTGACTGCTGTGTTCTATTTTAAGATTGCGCAACGCAATACGTATATCTGCTTGGAACCTATACTGGAACTACTTATCAAAAATCATGCGCAGCTTGGACAAAGTGACGGTCAGTGGACGCCATTGTCTTCCACTGTAAATCTGGAAAACAGCTATATTGCCATGTTGCTGATTCTTCACGGCTGTAAAATCGTGGCGCCTGGGAAATACAGCCGGAGCCTGTTGGTGGAGATGTTCACGAGGTGTGACCCACATCTGGTGAAACTTTTTGTGGCCGCAGGTTACCAAGTGACGCAGGATGAAGTCGAACAGTGTTCAAAACGAGTACCGACTTTCTCCCGGAGCTTCCTCCGGCTGACCTTCCCGGGTATCGATCACGGAAAAGGACAACTCGAGACCCTTCAGTGGCTCCGGGAGAGGGTGGTTCGGCCGTTCAGTCTCTGCGAGTTGTCACGAACAGCCATCCGACACGCTCTGAACGATGCTGGCGGTGACACGACCATCCTCAAGAGAATACCACAGCTTCCACTTCCGGTCTCCATTCAGCAGTTCATCGCTTTACGTGGCAGTGTTCCGCAAacagaatgtttatttattaattcgtCAGATAATGAACAGCTTAATTGa
- the LOC135465662 gene encoding integrin-linked kinase-associated serine/threonine phosphatase 2C-like isoform X2: protein MDLFDDLPEPSYGKDVGGKAEPNKLGAAKNMTLTNAEDVDNTCKSDGKRKLSEDDTQNKKKRVEHATYKLRGFVAEHQGERDEMQDAHVLIDDWTSRFISLDPSILQLSLYAVMDGHGGKRASRFASESLPLNLREKFPKGDTSRVMSDIKRCFIEAYKKTDEDFLKEAAKNKPAWKDGTTAISAVCVNDAVYVANLGDSKAVLCRYNEEEKRCVGIPLSQDHSPSAYEERLRIQKAGGHVKNGRVMGVLEVSRSIGDGQYKTFGVTCLPDVKKCQLKDKDRFLLIGCDGLWKSFSIQESIEFIEQQLNKCGDTAGRETDAKFQAACNKLVSEAVLRLSADNVTVILVRIQKTR from the exons ATGGATCTTTTTGACGATCTCCCAGAGCCAT CATATGGGAAGGATGTTGGAGGTAAGGCTGAGCCAAATAAGCTCGGTGCAGCCAAGAATATGACACTTACTAACGCAGAAGATGTGGATAATACGTGCAAAAGTGATGGAAAGCGAAAATTGTCCGAAGACGACACTcaaaacaagaagaaaagaGTGGAACACG CGACATATAAACTGCGAGGATTTGTTGCAGAGCATCAGGGAGAGAGAGATGAAATGCAAGATGCTCATGTTCTTATAGATGACTGGACTTcaagatttatctcccttgaccCATCTAT ATTACAGTTATCGCTGTACGCTGTCATGGATGGGCACGGTGGGAAGCGGGCATCAAGGTTTGCATCAGAGAGTTTACCCCTCAATTTGCGGGAAAAATTCCCCAAGG GAGACACATCTCGAGTTATGTCTGACATCAAAAGATGTTTCATTGAGGCATACAAAAAGACAGATGAAGATTTCCTGAAGGAGGCTGCAAAAAA TAAACCAGCCTGGAAGGATGGGACCACAGCTATTTCTGCTGTATGTGTTAACGATGCTGTATATGTGGCTAATCTAGGGGACAGCAAG GCGGTGTTGTGTCGTTATAATGAGGAGGAGAAGAGGTGTGTGGGGATTCCCCTGAGCCAGGACCACTCTCCCTCTGCATATGAGGAGAGACTTAGGATACAGAAGGCAGGGGGACATGTCAA AAATGGTCGTGTGATGGGTGTGCTCGAGGTGTCACGGTCAATAGGAGACGGCCAGTACAAAACCTTTGGGGTCACATGTTTACCTGACGTCAAGAAATGTCAGCTGAAAGACAAGGATAG gTTTTTACTCATTGGCTGTGATGGATTGTGGAAAAGTTTCTCCATACAGGAAAGCATTGAGTTTATTGAGCAGCAGTTAAAT AAATGTGGTGATACAGCAGGAAGGGAAACTGATGCAAAGTTTCAGGCAGCCTGCAATAAACTTGTCTCTGAAGCTGTTTTAAGACTCAGTGCTGACAATGTCACTGTTATTTTAGTGCGAATCCAGAAGACAAGGTGA
- the LOC135465662 gene encoding integrin-linked kinase-associated serine/threonine phosphatase 2C-like isoform X1, with translation MDLFDDLPEPSYGKDVGGKAEPNKLGAAKNMTLTNAEDVDNTCKSDGKRKLSEDDTQNKKKRVEHATYKLRGFVAEHQGERDEMQDAHVLIDDWTSRFISLDPSILQLSLYAVMDGHGGKRASRFASESLPLNLREKFPKGDTSRVMSDIKRCFIEAYKKTDEDFLKEAAKNKPAWKDGTTAISAVCVNDAVYVANLGDSKAVLCRYNEEEKRCVGIPLSQDHSPSAYEERLRIQKAGGHVKNGRVMGVLEVSRSIGDGQYKTFGVTCLPDVKKCQLKDKDRFLLIGCDGLWKSFSIQESIEFIEQQLNKCGDTAGRETDAKFQAACNKLVSEAVLRLSADNVTVILVRIQKTRRNTGDVTCLCERHRLCVFGDVQVSIRHLL, from the exons ATGGATCTTTTTGACGATCTCCCAGAGCCAT CATATGGGAAGGATGTTGGAGGTAAGGCTGAGCCAAATAAGCTCGGTGCAGCCAAGAATATGACACTTACTAACGCAGAAGATGTGGATAATACGTGCAAAAGTGATGGAAAGCGAAAATTGTCCGAAGACGACACTcaaaacaagaagaaaagaGTGGAACACG CGACATATAAACTGCGAGGATTTGTTGCAGAGCATCAGGGAGAGAGAGATGAAATGCAAGATGCTCATGTTCTTATAGATGACTGGACTTcaagatttatctcccttgaccCATCTAT ATTACAGTTATCGCTGTACGCTGTCATGGATGGGCACGGTGGGAAGCGGGCATCAAGGTTTGCATCAGAGAGTTTACCCCTCAATTTGCGGGAAAAATTCCCCAAGG GAGACACATCTCGAGTTATGTCTGACATCAAAAGATGTTTCATTGAGGCATACAAAAAGACAGATGAAGATTTCCTGAAGGAGGCTGCAAAAAA TAAACCAGCCTGGAAGGATGGGACCACAGCTATTTCTGCTGTATGTGTTAACGATGCTGTATATGTGGCTAATCTAGGGGACAGCAAG GCGGTGTTGTGTCGTTATAATGAGGAGGAGAAGAGGTGTGTGGGGATTCCCCTGAGCCAGGACCACTCTCCCTCTGCATATGAGGAGAGACTTAGGATACAGAAGGCAGGGGGACATGTCAA AAATGGTCGTGTGATGGGTGTGCTCGAGGTGTCACGGTCAATAGGAGACGGCCAGTACAAAACCTTTGGGGTCACATGTTTACCTGACGTCAAGAAATGTCAGCTGAAAGACAAGGATAG gTTTTTACTCATTGGCTGTGATGGATTGTGGAAAAGTTTCTCCATACAGGAAAGCATTGAGTTTATTGAGCAGCAGTTAAAT AAATGTGGTGATACAGCAGGAAGGGAAACTGATGCAAAGTTTCAGGCAGCCTGCAATAAACTTGTCTCTGAAGCTGTTTTAAGACTCAGTGCTGACAATGTCACTGTTATTTTAGTGCGAATCCAGAAGACAAG GAGAAATACAGGTGACGTCACTTGCCTGTGTGAACGGCACAGATTGTGTGTGTTCGGAGACGTCCAAGTATCAATACGCCATCTGTTATGA